The Naumovozyma dairenensis CBS 421 chromosome 3, complete genome genome has a window encoding:
- the BRO1 gene encoding Bro1p (similar to Saccharomyces cerevisiae BRO1 (YPL084W); ancestral locus Anc_8.560), whose protein sequence is MKTFIIDLKVKDTEPIDWKKGLSNYLKRSYGSKNWKHFYDEKIAIKLDHLRHNSNGELAPESLLEQNLRYYAFLEHLDQRLANNSSQLRMDFVWYDAQYPLTPRDQKYKQHTLTFEKSSTLFNIAVILSQAANDVCDKDDKLAIGYLSRATACFNYISENFLNSPSTDLQAENAQFLANLCHVEAQELFLQKLLNGPAPEKQASLISKLASAASGLYDKTSNYLKVPEERIIPYGESKWTSILTCKMYVYKSVTAYHYALHLEQEGKYGQAIAYLKLASRSITSSFPFKVWLKDFIDFEGFKDTIETKTKEMEKDNDYIYHDTIPSSVSLESIKPIDAIKCPSWEQQLKSYMETTASDTDSLYKGIVPMEIYEKESIYSEEKAQMLRNEMEATETANLEYTSFVDFTNLPKLITDLEKRYSTSGASSTEDPQVELMRKQLTSYASVIHNSPFNDVDKVIRDISFMRQEILDILVTLPSQEKENSLKLKASLVEASKSDEKLFFLVKPYMEEIKLLNNANLLWSKFNTFDLSSQNQPSLLDIDDKKTETILRKLKVVKKSAEALRVLKEERQRTLSELKEAVNEDDITSLLIGNKDKSDAELKLVFNDEMEKFKPLSTRIEATIFKQASIINEIKLALDDVFSLTGIQDKSSEERNADKKRIEFVDRLEKATNNFTIFVSDIQKGIGFYSSLLKLSKDLASSAKLRMGDNSVSGGQQILPPPLPEHAPSQPPPPQYSRSPPHMGGYGTATIDSQMANLNMNQSPAVPPRNYIPGEFPQSQPQSQQQMSTFSQVPTVPQVQSFPQAQSQMSQGPIVPPKQPPMGINGLLATQRQADNEERELQMNPTSFYNKSSVFDENLYSKYSG, encoded by the coding sequence ATGAAAACCTTTATTATCGATTTGAAAGTTAAAGATACAGAACCAATAGATTGGAAAAAGGGGCTGTCTAATTATCTGAAGAGATCATATGGTTCCAAGAACTGGAAACATTTCTATGATGAGAAGATAGCAATCAAACTCGATCATCTTAGACACAACTCAAATGGAGAATTGGCACCTGAATCATTGTTAGAACAGAATTTAAGATATTATGCATTCTTGGAACATTTAGACCAACGTTTAGCAAATAATAGTTCACAACTAAGAATGGATTTTGTATGGTATGATGCTCAATATCCTCTTACTCCAAGAgatcaaaaatataaacaacaTACTTTAACTTTTGAGAAATCATCTACGCTGTTCAACATTGCTGTAATCCTTTCTCAAGCAGCAAACGATGTTTGCGATAAAGATGACAAATTAGCTATTGGATATCTGTCAAGAGCTACTGCCTGctttaattatatttcagaaaatttcttaaattcaCCATCAACTGACTTGCAAGCAGAAAATGCACAATTTCTTGCCAATCTTTGCCATGTTGAAGCTCAAGAGTTGTTCCTACAGAAATTACTCAACGGACCAGCACCAGAGAAACAAGCCTCATTAATAAGTAAGCTAGCATCTGCTGCAAGTGGTCTTTATGATAAGACCTccaattatttgaaagttCCTGAAGAAAGAATAATACCCTATGGTGAATCTAAATGGACTTCTATTCTGACATGCAAGATGTATGTCTATAAATCTGTCACTGCATACCATTATGCTTTACATTTGGAACAAGAGGGTAAATATGGACAAGCAATTGCATATTTGAAACTTGCATCCCGTTCAATTACTTCATCATTCCCCTTCAAAGTATGGTTGAAAgattttattgattttgaagGGTTTAAAGATActattgaaacaaaaactAAAGAGATGGAAAAGGATAATGATTATATTTACCATGATACCATTCCTTCAAGTGTTTCATTGGAAAGTATTAAGCCCATAGACGCTATTAAATGTCCATCATGGGaacaacaattgaaaagttaTATGGAAACAACAGCTTCTGATACTGATTCTCTATATAAAGGTATTGTCCCAATGGAAATTTATGAAAAGGAGAGTATTTACTCTGAAGAGAAAGCTCAAATGCTGAGAAATGAAATGGAGGCAACTGAAACAGCCAATTTAGAATATACATCCTTTGTAGATTTTACAAATTTACCAAAATTGATTACCGATTTAGAAAAGAGATACTCTACTTCTGGAGCTAGTAGTACGGAGGACCCTCAAGTTGAATTAATGAGGAAACAATTGACATCATATGCTTCTGTGATACATAACAGTCCCTTTAATGATGTAGATAAAGTTATAAGAGATATTTCTTTCATGAGACAAGAAATATTAGATATTTTAGTTACTCTACCTAGTCAAGAGAAGGAAAATTCTCTCAAGTTAAAGGCTTCATTAGTGGAAGCATCGAAATcagatgaaaaattattttttttagtcAAACCTTACATGGAAGAAATAAAACTATTAAACAATGCGAATTTATTGTGGAGTAAATTTAATACATTTGATTTGTCGAGCCAAAACCAACCAAGTTTATtagatattgatgataaaaaGACCGAAACGATTTTAAGAAAGTTAAAAGTTGTAAAGAAATCGGCTGAAGCACTACGTGTTTTGAAAGAGGAGCGTCAAAGAACATTATCGGAATTGAAAGAAGCTGTCAACGAGGATGATATAACAAGTTTATTAATTggtaataaagataaatcAGATgctgaattgaaattagttttcaatgatgaaatggaaaaatttaaaCCGTTAAGTACAAGAATAGAGGCTACAATTTTCAAGCAGGCGTCAATTATAAACGAAATCAAACTGGCGTTAGATGATGTGTTTAGTTTGACAGGGATACAAGATAAATCATCTGAAGAAAGAAACGCTGATAAGAAGCGAATTGAATTTGTCGACAGGTTAGAGAAAGCAACGAATAATTTTACTATATTTGTCTCAGATATTCAAAAGGGTATTGGATTTTATAGTTCACTACTAAAGCTCAGTAAAGATTTAGCATCTTCAGCAAAATTGCGTATGGGAGATAATTCAGTGTCTGGTGGACAACAGATCTTACCACCTCCGCTTCCGGAACATGCACCTTCCCAACCTCCTCCTCCCCAATATAGCAGAAGCCCGCCACATATGGGAGGATATGGAACCGCCACGATTGATTCCCAAATGGCCAATCTTAACATGAATCAATCCCCAGCGGTTCCGCCTAGGAACTATATTCCTGGCGAGTTTCCACAATCACAACCGCAATCACAACAGCAAATGTCAACTTTTTCTCAAGTTCCAACGGTTCCGCAAGTCCAAAGTTTTCCTCAAGCGCAATCACAAATGTCACAGGGGCCTATAGTCCCGCCAAAACAACCTCCGATGGGTATAAACGGGCTACTTGCAACGCAGAGACAAGCTGATAATGAGGAGCGGGAGTTACAAATGAATCCAACATCATTTTACAACAAGTCTTCGGtgtttgatgaaaatttatattcaaaatatagCGGTTGA
- the MBA1 gene encoding Mba1p (similar to Saccharomyces cerevisiae MBA1 (YBR185C); ancestral locus Anc_8.561) — protein sequence MLTRRLLLRPLTYRSSPISLNRYLSTSRVRLADDENTEAAVEKPKEIDPRVIGIANDIYIPASYKNYPNPIFHPVTCFNALIRRVYYFGQNTVNVALFRFQAGIKPNFLLWKNNAIEIYVQVNKAFADRKVNIIKPLTSIWVDEALEARVKQLPKAIKLNWKLVKFNEVPKLMNVQPMMIPGRPLEFVQLVYKFNTKQELIKYDKKTDLTENITRDVVDYISFFCNSTTGDMTIMGSVFENKPDDKLPKRVLSDDNKGAIRNMKIHGDLYRLNPNEKNL from the coding sequence ATGTTAACAAGAAGGTTACTTTTACGTCCATTGACGTATCGTTCAAGTCCAATATCCTTGAACCGATACCTTTCCACTTCTAGGGTCAGATtagctgatgatgaaaatactGAAGCTGCAGTAGAGAAACCTAAAGAGATAGATCCTCGAGTGATAGGTATTGCGAACGACATATATATTCCAGCATCGTATAAAAACTACCCAAATCCTATTTTTCATCCAGTTACTTGTTTCAACGCCCTTATTAGGAGAGTTTACTATTTTGGACAGAATACAGTGAACGTAGCATTATTCAGGTTCCAAGCTGGAATAAAACCTAATTTCCTTCTTTGGAAGAACAATGCCATCGAAATATATGTACAAGTCAATAAGGCGTTTGCTGATCGTAAAGTGAATATAATTAAACCATTGACATCTATATGGGTTGATGAAGCGTTAGAAGCAAGGGTTAAACAATTACCCAAGGCCATtaaattgaattggaagttggttaaattcaatgaagtgcctaaattaatgaatgtGCAACCAATGATGATTCCCGGAAGACCATTAGAGTTTGTTCAATTGgtttataaatttaataCTAAACAagaattgataaaatatgATAAGAAAACAGATTTGACGGAAAATATCACTCGTGATGTTGTAGACTATATATCATTCTTTTGTAATAGTACCACTGGTGATATGACAATTATGGGATctgtttttgaaaataaaccTGATGATAAATTACCTAAAAGAGTTTTATCTGATGATAATAAGGGGGCCATTCGTAATATGAAAATACATGGGGATCTATATAGGTTGAATcctaatgaaaaaaatttatga
- the NDAI0C05620 gene encoding uncharacterized protein, whose product MGRVKEMIELANKRDRDIGTRRLFHIFTSKSQINLNSNVETIKNKNESVPPRNPDCKNSLPNNGSRRIISKNSGLSAKQNPTLIKEYVEYYLNKPDERTVTTVNKESNNLIKQYIDFFLERTPDDRASDKLEKFGERIEKRDIEERVNDTSLRTFADSSTARRSSVTSTTADEQGITPSDRSQTFDADETLIDLTKSFILSNESIESGTELSIHNKLDLDDLSTVPLALSETKSSKNPEPNMLSVIQPNSPPNVTKNRFVPELDNDYLPLIKYKEKNNIQNTLISMNPGNIRLRHESNFTNQHKHQEVIIFPGSFQQKPRITNGISRSTSPSNASINEENTPTKKVEQQEMKVIENTTKPIARKIELSNKNRNSTFTLLEPAVGKKIEKRIPLSSLDINTITVIKEAVTDQEDIFGIIKTNSSKKVQEKENLPSNINFHEQILLERKLLCWKEDFTPEIKVDKLVIRKETVHTPKMHHLVKQHVYRTQNEFIEEPKVYSAISMPLMTRLPSIQINSHVSSSDCPYYYSETLQKWVTKNEIKHNVQ is encoded by the coding sequence ATGGGTAGAGTAaaagaaatgattgaaCTAGCAAATAAACGAGATAGGGATATAGGAACCAGAAGGTTGTTCCATATCTTTACGAGCAAAAGTCAAATTAACCTTAATAGCAACGTTGAGACcattaaaaataagaatgaatCTGTGCCTCCCAGAAACCCCGATTGCAAGAATTCTCTCCCTAATAATGGGTCCCGAAGAATTATCTCCAAAAATTCGGGTTTATCCGCCAAACAGAATCCAACtttaataaaagaatatgTGGAATATTATCTAAATAAACCTGATGAGAGAACTGTGACAACGGTGAATAAGGaatctaataatttgattaaacaatatattgatttcttcttggaAAGAACACCTGATGATCGTGCTAGCGATAAGTTAGAAAAATTTGGGGAACGTATCGAGAAAAGAGACATTGAAGAAAGAGTTAATGACACCAGCCTAAGAACTTTTGCGGACTCAAGTACAGCTCGCAGGAGTTCAGTCACTTCCACCACAGCTGACGAACAAGGTATAACGCCTTCAGATAGATCTCAAACATTTGATGCAGATGAAACCCTCATTGATCTGACCAAAAGTTTTATATTATCTAATGAAAGTATCGAATCTGGTACAGAACTATCAATTCACAATAAACTAGACTTGGATGACCTTTCCACAGTGCCATTGGCACTTTCAGAAACAAAATCATCCAAGAATCCCGAGCCTAATATGCTATCTGTCATTCAACCTAACTCACCACCCAATGTAACTAAGAATCGCTTTGTTCCTGAACTAGATAATGACTACTTGCCCTTAATTaaatacaaagaaaagaataatattcaaaatacGTTGATAAGTATGAACCCGGGAAATATTAGACTACGACATGAATCAAATTTCACTAATCAACATAAGCATCAAGAAGTTATCATATTCCCTGGTTCATTTCAACAAAAACCACGTATTACAAACGGTATTAGTCGCTCTACTAGTCCATCTAATGCATCAATAAACGAAGAAAATACACCTACGAAAAAGGTAGAGCAGCAGGAAATGAAAGTGATCGAGAATACTACTAAACCAATAGCTAGGAAGATAGAACTATCTAACAAGAATAGAAATTCAACATTTACACTTCTAGAACCAGCTGTCGGTAAGAAGATTGAAAAGAGAATACCGTTATCTTCTTTGGACATAAACACCATAACGGTAATTAAGGAAGCAGTCACTGACCAAGAAGACATCTTTGGCATAATAAAAACTAACTCAAGTAAGAAAGTacaagaaaaggaaaatctACCGTCTAATATAAATTTCCATGAGCAAATCCTTTTAGAAAGAAAGTTACTATGTTGGAAAGAAGATTTCACACCCGAAATTAAAGTGGATAAACTTGTAATACGGAAAGAGACTGTACATACTCCTAAAATGCATCATCTCGTGAAGCAACACGTTTATAGAACTCAGAATGAGTTCATAGAGGAACCAAAGGTATATTCCGCTATTTCTATGCCTTTAATGACACGACTACCAAGCATCCAAATTAATAGTCACGTTTCAAGTTCAGATTGTCCATATTATTACAGTGAAACCCTACAGAAATGGGTGAcgaaaaatgaaattaaacaCAATGttcaatga
- the ELP3 gene encoding Elongator subunit ELP3 (similar to Saccharomyces cerevisiae ELP3 (YPL086C); ancestral locus Anc_8.563), producing MARHGKGPKTNKQNLAPEKERFIQCCSDVTLELTNSLTSNTTREINLNGLITKYSKKYKLKQQPRLTDIINTIPDQYKKYLLPKLKAKPVRTASGIAVVAVMCKPHRCPHIAYTGNICVYCPGGPDSDFEYSSQSYTGYEPTSMRAIRARYDPYEQARGRVEQLKQLGHSIDKVEYVVMGGTFMSLPNDYREDFITKLHNALSGFNGNDLDEAIKYSQQSLTKCVGITIETRPDYCTQTHLDDMLRYGCTRLEIGVQSLYEDVARDTNRGHTVKAVAEIFAISKDAGYKVVSHMMPDLPNVGMERDIEQFKEYFENPDFRTDGLKIYPTLVIRGTGLYELWKSGKYKSYNSNALVDLVARIMALVPPWTRIYRVQRDIPMPLVTSGVDNGNLRELALARMKDLGTSCRDIRTREVGIQEVHHKVQPDQVELIRRDYYANGGWETFLSYEDPKKDILIGLLRLRKASKKYTYRKEFTSQRTSIVRELHVYGSVVPLHSRDPRKFQHQGFGTLLMEEAERIAREEHGSEKISVISGVGVRNYYAKLGYELDGPYMSKKIEVD from the coding sequence ATGGCTCGTCACGGTAAAGGTCCTAAGACCAACAAACAAAACCTAGCTCCAGAAAAGGAACGTTTCATCCAATGTTGTTCCGATGTCACCTTAGAATTAACCAACTCATTGACCTCCAACACCACGAGAGAAATAAATCTAAATGGTCTAATCACTAAATATTCCAAGAAATACAAACTAAAGCAACAACCAAGACTAACAGACATCATCAACACGATCCCTGACCAATACAAGAAATACCTCTTACCAAAACTAAAGGCTAAACCAGTGAGAACTGCCTCAGGTATCGCTGTCGTCGCAGTCATGTGTAAACCACATCGTTGTCCTCACATCGCATACACAGGTAACATTTGTGTCTACTGTCCCGGTGGTCCCGATTCtgattttgaatattcatCTCAATCATACACAGGATATGAACCAACTTCGATGCGTGCCATTAGAGCTCGTTATGATCCCTATGAACAGGCTCGTGGGAGAGTAGAACAATTAAAACAACTAGGACATTCCATTGATAAAGTCGAATATGTCGTCATGGGTGGTACGTTCATGTCGTTGCCTAATGATTATAGAGAGGATTTTATTACTAAGTTACATAATGCTTTATCTGGGTTTAATGGGAATGATTTGGATGAAGCTATTAAATATTCCCAGCAAAGTTTGACTAAGTGTGTTGGGATCACTATTGAAACCAGACCCGATTATTGTACTCAGACTCATTTGGATGACATGTTGAGGTATGGTTGTACTAGATTGGAAATCGGGGTTCAATCATTGTATGAAGATGTCGCTCGTGATACTAATAGAGGTCACACTGTGAAGGCTGTCGCTGAAATTTTCGCCATTTCGAAAGATGCCGGTTATAAAGTTGTGTCTCACATGATGCCTGATTTACCTAATGTTGGGATGGAAAGAgatattgaacaatttaaagaatatttcgAAAATCCAGATTTTAGAACTGATGGGTTGAAAATTTATCCAACTTTGGTTATTAGAGGTACAGGTCTATATGAACTTTGGAAATCTGGTAAATATAAATCATATAATTCGAATGCACTTGTTGATTTGGTGGCAAGAATTATGGCTTTGGTACCTCCTTGGACTAGAATTTATCGTGTTCAAAGAGATATTCCAATGCCGCTAGTTACATCTGGTGTCGATAATGGTAATTTGAGAGAATTGGCCTTAGCAAGAATGAAGGATTTAGGTACTTCTTGTAGAGATATTCGTACTAGAGAAGTTGGTATTCAAGAAGTGCATCATAAAGTCCAACCAGATCAAGTCGAATTGATCAGAAGAGATTATTATGCTAATGGTGGATGGGAGACTTTCTTATCCTACGAAGATCCaaagaaagatattttgatcGGTCTGTTGAGATTAAGAAAGGCATCAAAAAAGTACACGTATAGAAAGGAATTCACTTCTCAAAGGACGTCCATTGTTAGAGAATTACACGTCTATGGTTCGGTGGTTCCCTTACACTCAAGAGATCCAAGAAAGTTCCAACATCAAGGTTTTGGTACTTTATTGATGGAAGAAGCTGAAAGAATTGCTCGTGAAGAACATGGATCCGAGAAGATTTCAGTTATTTCCGGTGTTGGTGTCAGAAACTATTACGCTAAGTTGGGCTATGAGTTAGATGGACCTTACATGTCAAAGAAGATTGAAGTTGATTAA
- the NDAI0C05640 gene encoding ceramidase (similar to Saccharomyces cerevisiae YPC1 (YBR183W) and YDC1 (YPL087W); ancestral locus Anc_8.564): MGFLSWPYPEESVGYWGNVTSTIDWCEENYVVSYYVAEWSNTISNIVYLMTTFYSTYCTYRNSLEFRFYLIGAGYGIVGVGSWLFHMTLQYRFQLLDELPMNYAMSIPVWSLVSEAIDEIRSIKDRKEKKEQSHKDEILTGSLIFLTISIVTWIYLKSKDTDVHEVLFGVLVVLVAISSGLLTHNHTIDYDMKKNLYSAMALGVVFFLSGFTAWKLDIHYCNFWIYLRRNVLALPLGMFLELHGWWHALTGVGIYYYLVYLQYLRVITTGTYGKYKFIWRWKIFPELVPKDMEISTQYSNTLFGSLVTTKDSKEEENRKKK; the protein is encoded by the coding sequence ATGGGATTCCTTTCATGGCCGTATCCTGAGGAATCGGTAGGGTACTGGGGTAACGTCACGTCAACTATTGATTGGTGCGAAGAAAACTATGTCGTTTCTTATTATGTAGCAGAATGGTCAAATACAATAAGTAATATTGTCTATTTAATGACTACATTTTATTCGACGTATTGTACATACCGAAACTCATTAGAGTTTCGGTTTTATCTAATCGGCGCTGGTTACGGTATAGTAGGGGTTGGTTCATGGCTATTCCATATGACTTTACAATATCGGTTCcaattattagatgaattaCCCATGAATTATGCAATGAGTATCCCAGTTTGGAGTCTCGTCTCTGAAGCTATTGACGAAATCCGTAGCATCAAGGATAGGAAGGAGAAAAAGGAGCAAAGTcataaagatgaaatacTTACTGGATcccttatttttttgactATTTCCATAGTAACATGGATCTACCttaaatcaaaagataCTGATGTTCATGAAGTCTTATTTGGAGTACTAGTTGTTCTAGTTGCCATTAGCTCTGGATTGCTGACTCATAACCACACAATCGATTACGacatgaagaagaatctcTATTCAGCAATGGCTTTAGGGGTAGTGTTCTTCTTATCAGGATTTACAGCATGGAAACTAGATATTCATTATTGCAATTTTTGGATCTACTTAAGGAGAAATGTTTTAGCTTTACCACTCGGTATGTTCCTTGAATTACATGGTTGGTGGCATGCATTAACTGGTGTCGgcatatattattatcttgtaTATTTACAGTATTTGAGAGTCATCACTACAGGAACATACGgcaaatataaatttatttgGAGATGGAAGATATTCCCAGAACTTGTTCCAAAAGATATGGAAATATCTACCCAATATTCGAATACGTTATTTGGTTCCCTCGTAACAACAAAAGattcaaaagaagaagaaaatcgtaagaagaaatga
- the NDAI0C05650 gene encoding uncharacterized protein (similar to Saccharomyces cerevisiae SMP1 (YBR182C) and RLM1 (YPL089C); ancestral locus Anc_8.566) gives MGRRKIEIKPIEEEKNRSVTFAKRKAGLFKKAHELAVLCQVDVALIVLGANNAYHQYSSTPLDEFLDGYYRYQKSITEMKNSTSRESPSNIAYHAYTNNLNMPINSFQPRRYEGQDGFYGNPVIYHPVNIKRERNVSEMYDNQMMENTTNNMKFKRQRIEQTVYSPEIVAHNEAGYRIPVGPTLMAPTSMNLQHIISVASNPPTVLNLPNSESSKPMHAPVANTVETISRKSSAEFNNHNMTYVIDGRKHLEPITPISSDQWVHMNTPYQIPMQNHLLAPGMPSRSISPSQPLPPIKTMTSRKFQASLHSPIQQHHQLQTATLVSSFQNHISDPNISTSPRSTLSNSIPKNVCLPKGNQRTETLQKLETNASKQPSSSSTPTSSAGESSKQSVIAQLPPIKKLEIVKHRTDAILPSIHSFNATIAGNNG, from the coding sequence ATGGGTAGACGTAAGATTGAAATCAAGccaattgaagaagaaaaaaacagATCAGTCACTTTTGCAAAACGTAAGGCAGGTCTTTTTAAAAAAGCTCATGAACTGGCTGTTCTTTGTCAAGTGGATGTTGCTTTGATTGTTCTAGGTGCTAACAATGCATATCATCAATACTCATCTACTCCACTAGATGAATTCTTAGACGGATATTATAGATACCAAAAATCCATAACTGAGATGAAGAATTCAACTTCGAGGGAATCACCTTCAAACATAGCATACCATGCATATactaataatttgaatatgCCTATAAACTCTTTTCAACCAAGACGTTATGAAGGGCAAGACGGTTTCTATGGTAATCCAGTAATTTATCACCCTGTAAATATCAAAAGGGAACGTAATGTTTCGGAAATGTATGATAATCAAATGATGGAGAATACCACCAATAATATGAAGTTTAAAAGACAGAGAATAGAGCAAACAGTTTATTCGCCAGAAATCGTTGCCCATAATGAAGCTGGGTACAGAATCCCTGTCGGACCAACTCTTATGGCACCAACGTCCATGAACCTGCAGCATATAATATCTGTGGCGTCAAATCCGCCCACAGTACTAAACCTTCCAAATTCTGAATCTTCAAAACCGATGCACGCACCAGTGGCCAATACAGTCGAAACCATATCGAGAAAATCTTCTGCCGAATTCAACAACCACAATATGACGTATGTTATTGACGGTCGTAAGCACTTGGAACCTATTACTCCTATTTCATCTGATCAATGGGTTCATATGAACACCCCTTATCAAATACCCATGCAAAATCATTTGCTGGCCCCAGGCATGCCGTCTCGATCCATTTCTCCATCTCAGCCATTACCGCCCATTAAAACCATGACCAGTAGAAAATTTCAGGCATCTTTACACTCACCAATTCAACAGCATCACCAATTACAGACGGCAACTTTAGTTTCTtcatttcaaaatcatattTCTGATCCTAATATTAGCACATCTCCCCGGTCAACCCTTTCTAACAGCATCCCTAAAAATGTGTGTCTTCCAAAGGGGAATCAACGTACTGAAACACTGCAAAAGTTAGAAACAAATGCTTCTAAACAGccgtcttcttcttctacaCCAACGTCGAGTGCAGGGGAATCGTCTAAGCAAAGCGTTATCGCACAGCTTCCGCCGATAAAGAAACTGGAGATTGTAAAACATAGGACAGATGCCATTCTGCCGTCGATACATAGTTTTAATGCCACAATAGCAGGAAATAATGGTTAG
- the NDAI0C05660 gene encoding 40S ribosomal protein eS6 (similar to Saccharomyces cerevisiae RPS6B (YBR181C) and RPS6A (YPL090C); ancestral locus Anc_8.567): MKQGVLLPTRVKLLLAKGVSCYRPRRAGERKRKSVRGAIVGPDLAVLSLVITKKGEQEFEGVTDSTVAKRLGPKRANNIRKFFGLSKEDDVRDFVIRREVTKGEKTYTKAPKIQRLVTPQRLQRKRHQRALKVKNAQAQREAAAEYAQLLAKRLAERKAEKAEIRKRRASSLKA, from the coding sequence ATGAAGCAAGGTGTTTTGTTGCCAACCAGAGTTAAGTTATTGTTGGCCAAAGGTGTCTCTTGTTACAGACCAAGACGTGCCGGtgaaagaaagagaaagtCCGTCAGAGGTGCCATTGTTGGTCCAGATTTAGCTGTCTTATCCTTAGTTATCACCAAGAAGGGTGAACAAGAATTCGAAGGTGTTACTGACTCTACTGTCGCCAAGAGATTAGGTCCAAAGAGAGCTAACAACATCAGAAAATTCTTTGGTTTATCTAAGGAAGATGATGTCCGTGACTTCGTTATCAGAAGAGAAGTTACCAAGGGTGAAAAGACTTACACCAAGGCTCCAAAGATCCAAAGATTGGTTACTCCACAAAGATTACAAAGAAAGAGACACCAAAGAGCTTTGAAGGTTAAGAACGCTCAAGCTCAAAGAGAAGCCGCTGCTGAATATGCCCAATTATTGGCTAAGAGATTAGCTGAAAGAAAGGCTGAAAAGGCTGAAATCAGAAAGAGAAGAGCTTCCTCTTTGAAGGCTTAA